The Burkholderia cepacia genome includes a region encoding these proteins:
- a CDS encoding Lrp/AsnC ligand binding domain-containing protein: MRTQRQPVRSLDKLDRRILKLLQDDGRMAMKDLAEQVGLTVTPCIERVRRMERDGVITGYHARVDPHQLDAALLVFVEITLGHKGGNMFEQFRREVMKIDEVLECHLVSGDFDYLIKARIGEMADYRKLLGDILLQLPGAVQSKSYVVMEEIKETLTIAVGD, from the coding sequence ATGAGAACGCAACGTCAGCCCGTACGCTCGCTCGACAAGCTCGACCGGCGCATCCTGAAACTGCTCCAGGACGACGGCCGGATGGCGATGAAGGACCTCGCGGAACAGGTCGGACTGACCGTCACGCCGTGTATCGAGCGTGTGCGGCGCATGGAGCGGGATGGCGTGATCACCGGCTATCACGCGCGTGTCGATCCCCACCAGCTGGATGCCGCGCTGCTGGTGTTCGTCGAGATCACGCTCGGTCACAAGGGCGGCAACATGTTCGAGCAATTTCGCCGGGAAGTGATGAAGATCGACGAGGTGCTCGAGTGTCATCTCGTGTCCGGCGATTTCGACTACCTGATCAAGGCGCGGATCGGCGAGATGGCCGACTACCGCAAGCTGCTCGGCGACATCCTGCTGCAGCTGCCCGGCGCCGTGCAGTCGAAGAGCTATGTCGTGATGGAAGAAATCAAGGAGACGCTGACGATCGCGGTGGGGGACTGA
- a CDS encoding PA0069 family radical SAM protein, which produces MDDRSDNEFPIAPPVPRKGRGAVDNLQGRYELAQREAVDDGWAHESDDADFPAPLRTQVFEERAKSILTRNQSPDIPFSVSLNPYRGCEHGCIYCFARPTHSYLGLSPGLDFESRIYAKVNAAELLEREISRKRYVPEPIALGVNTDAYQPVERDLRITRSVIQVMHDRGLPFAAITKSSLIERDLDLLAPMAERKQVMAAVTITTLDADLARTLEPRAATPARRLRTIRALSEAGVPVGVSIAPMIPFVTEPDMERVLEACAEAGATHASYIILRLPWEVAPLFKNWLAAHFPGRAERVMNRVRDMRGGKDYDSDFSKRMKGEGVWADLLRQRFHQAVKRLGLNERTNGILDLSQFRGTPAVATPVPRVAVRSAGTRSTQSRDDMQLNLF; this is translated from the coding sequence ATGGACGATCGATCCGACAACGAATTTCCGATAGCGCCGCCCGTGCCCCGCAAGGGGCGCGGTGCGGTCGACAACCTGCAGGGGCGATACGAGCTCGCACAGCGTGAAGCGGTCGACGACGGCTGGGCACACGAGTCGGACGATGCCGATTTCCCCGCGCCGCTGCGCACGCAGGTATTCGAGGAGCGGGCCAAGAGCATCCTCACGCGCAACCAGTCGCCCGATATTCCATTCAGCGTATCGCTCAATCCGTATCGCGGTTGCGAGCATGGATGCATTTACTGCTTTGCGCGTCCGACGCACAGTTATCTCGGCTTGTCGCCGGGGCTCGATTTCGAAAGCCGCATCTATGCGAAGGTCAATGCGGCCGAACTGCTCGAGCGCGAAATTTCGCGCAAGCGCTACGTGCCGGAGCCGATCGCGCTCGGCGTCAACACCGACGCGTACCAGCCGGTCGAGCGCGACTTGCGCATCACGCGCAGCGTGATCCAGGTGATGCACGATCGCGGGTTGCCGTTCGCGGCGATCACCAAGTCGTCGCTGATCGAGCGCGATCTCGACTTGCTCGCGCCGATGGCCGAGCGCAAGCAGGTGATGGCGGCGGTCACGATCACGACGCTCGACGCCGATCTCGCGCGCACGCTCGAGCCGCGCGCGGCGACGCCGGCGCGACGGTTGCGTACGATTCGTGCGTTGAGCGAGGCGGGCGTGCCGGTCGGCGTGAGCATTGCACCGATGATTCCGTTCGTCACCGAGCCCGACATGGAGCGTGTGCTCGAGGCGTGCGCGGAAGCCGGCGCGACGCATGCGAGCTACATCATCCTGAGGCTGCCGTGGGAAGTCGCGCCGCTGTTCAAGAACTGGCTGGCAGCGCATTTTCCCGGCCGTGCGGAGCGCGTGATGAACCGTGTGCGCGACATGCGCGGCGGGAAAGACTACGACTCGGATTTCTCGAAACGGATGAAGGGCGAGGGGGTCTGGGCCGACCTGCTGCGGCAGCGCTTCCACCAGGCCGTCAAGCGGCTCGGGCTGAACGAGCGCACGAACGGCATTCTCGATCTGTCGCAGTTTCGCGGCACGCCGGCCGTTGCGACGCCGGTGCCGCGCGTTGCCGTTCGTTCGGCCGGCACGCGGTCGACGCAATCGCGCGACGACATGCAGTTGAACCTGTTCTGA
- a CDS encoding NINE protein: MSSSTAPSRRFRSKTLTAALAFLFGSLGAHRFYLYGFRDVYGWAHLLATIVGIPGFLLLAATQRSAGLGWWLALPGAISLLAAFLAALVYGLRPDEKWDAQFNAETGKHSKSGWTVIFVVIFSLLIGAFLLMTALALSFQTYFESQVEAAKRISQ, from the coding sequence ATGTCCAGCAGCACCGCACCGTCCCGCCGCTTTCGCTCCAAGACGCTCACCGCCGCCCTCGCGTTCCTGTTCGGTTCGCTCGGCGCGCACCGCTTCTATCTGTATGGCTTTCGCGACGTGTACGGCTGGGCACACCTGCTCGCGACGATCGTCGGCATCCCGGGCTTCCTCCTGCTCGCCGCGACCCAGCGCAGCGCCGGCCTCGGCTGGTGGCTCGCGCTACCCGGCGCCATCTCGCTGCTGGCTGCCTTCCTCGCCGCGCTCGTCTACGGGCTGCGTCCCGACGAAAAATGGGACGCGCAATTCAACGCGGAAACGGGCAAGCACAGCAAGTCGGGCTGGACCGTGATCTTCGTGGTGATCTTCTCACTGCTGATCGGTGCGTTCCTGCTGATGACCGCACTCGCCCTGTCGTTCCAGACGTATTTCGAGTCGCAGGTCGAAGCGGCCAAGCGGATTTCGCAGTAA
- a CDS encoding PQQ-dependent sugar dehydrogenase yields the protein MPPLRAVARRAQRRVAALVAGVACLASATTFAAGLPVGELVLPPGFHVAVLADAVPTAREMAWSPRGILYVGTREGRVHALVMHEGRISARYVIASGLDMPVGVAYRGGALYVSAVSRIVRLDRIDDQLAAPPKPVVVTDALPTEHHHGWKFIAFGPDGKLYVPTGAPCNVCLADRSRYAIIARMKADGSGNEVVARGVRNTVGFAWHPDSGELWFTDNGRDMMGDDVPDDKLNRAPHAGLDFGFPYCHGGDTPDPEFGSQDACRHYTGPVLKLGAHVAALGMRFYTGPMFPASYRNNVFIAEHGSWNRSTKVGYRVMRVVASADGSHARQTPFVTGWLRPDGTVWGRPADVLPLPDGSLLVSDDYAGAIYRVTYAAP from the coding sequence ATGCCGCCGCTTCGCGCCGTGGCGCGCCGCGCGCAGCGCCGCGTCGCGGCGCTCGTTGCCGGCGTCGCCTGTCTCGCCTCCGCAACGACGTTTGCCGCCGGCCTGCCGGTGGGCGAACTCGTCCTGCCGCCCGGGTTCCACGTCGCAGTGCTGGCCGACGCGGTACCGACCGCGCGCGAAATGGCGTGGTCGCCACGCGGCATCCTGTATGTCGGCACGCGGGAAGGCCGCGTGCACGCGTTGGTGATGCACGAGGGCCGGATCAGCGCGCGCTACGTGATCGCTTCCGGGCTCGACATGCCCGTCGGTGTGGCCTACCGGGGCGGCGCATTGTACGTGTCAGCCGTATCGCGCATTGTGCGCCTCGACCGCATCGACGACCAGCTTGCCGCGCCGCCGAAGCCTGTGGTCGTCACCGACGCACTGCCGACCGAACACCATCACGGCTGGAAATTCATTGCGTTCGGCCCCGACGGCAAGCTGTACGTGCCGACCGGCGCGCCGTGCAACGTCTGTCTCGCCGATCGCAGCCGCTACGCGATCATCGCACGCATGAAGGCGGACGGCAGCGGAAACGAGGTCGTCGCCCGCGGTGTACGCAATACGGTCGGCTTCGCGTGGCACCCCGATTCGGGCGAGCTGTGGTTTACCGACAACGGGCGCGACATGATGGGCGACGACGTGCCCGACGACAAGCTGAACCGCGCACCGCACGCCGGCCTCGACTTCGGCTTCCCGTACTGCCATGGCGGCGACACGCCCGACCCCGAATTCGGCAGCCAGGACGCGTGCCGCCACTACACGGGCCCCGTGCTGAAGCTCGGCGCGCACGTCGCGGCCCTCGGCATGCGCTTCTATACCGGGCCGATGTTTCCGGCGTCGTATCGCAACAATGTGTTCATCGCCGAACACGGTTCGTGGAACCGCAGCACGAAGGTCGGTTACCGCGTGATGCGCGTCGTGGCGTCCGCCGACGGCAGTCACGCGCGGCAAACACCGTTCGTCACGGGCTGGTTGCGGCCCGACGGCACGGTATGGGGACGCCCTGCCGACGTGCTGCCGCTGCCGGACGGCTCGCTGCTCGTCAGCGACGACTACGCGGGCGCAATCTATCGCGTGACCTATGCGGCACCTTGA
- the rpsP gene encoding 30S ribosomal protein S16: protein MVIIRLARGGSKKRPFYNIVATDSRNRRDGRFIERVGFYNPVATKGESLRIAQDRLTYWQGVGAQLSPTVQRLVKEAQKAQPAA, encoded by the coding sequence ATGGTTATCATCCGTCTGGCTCGTGGCGGCTCGAAGAAGCGCCCGTTCTACAACATCGTTGCTACCGATTCGCGCAACCGTCGTGACGGCCGCTTCATCGAGCGCGTCGGCTTCTACAACCCGGTCGCCACGAAGGGCGAATCGCTGCGTATCGCTCAGGATCGCCTGACGTACTGGCAAGGCGTTGGCGCGCAACTGTCGCCGACCGTCCAGCGTCTCGTGAAGGAAGCGCAAAAGGCGCAACCGGCTGCCTGA
- the rimM gene encoding ribosome maturation factor RimM (Essential for efficient processing of 16S rRNA) yields MAGHDSGNARRGRASFGAFVRKPVERDVVANAGQAAEQGSLEVAQAWPDDAVEVGAVVDAYGLKGWVKVATHADAGRGGDALLKARRWWLERGAERLSVRIMQSKTHSDTVVAQPAGVSDRDAALAMRGFRVFVRREDFPALAADEFYWVDLIGLDVVNEQSVALGKVSGMIDNGVHSIMRVEYPATGKDGQPTTDERLIPFVGVYVKTVDQAARRIVVDWEADYLK; encoded by the coding sequence ATGGCGGGTCACGATTCCGGTAATGCAAGGCGCGGGCGTGCGTCGTTTGGCGCATTCGTCCGCAAGCCGGTCGAGCGCGACGTTGTCGCGAACGCCGGTCAGGCTGCCGAGCAGGGCAGTCTCGAAGTGGCGCAGGCCTGGCCCGACGATGCCGTCGAGGTCGGGGCGGTGGTCGACGCCTATGGCCTGAAGGGTTGGGTCAAGGTGGCGACGCATGCCGACGCCGGCCGCGGTGGCGATGCGCTGCTCAAGGCGCGCCGCTGGTGGCTGGAACGTGGTGCGGAGCGGCTTTCCGTCCGCATCATGCAGTCGAAGACGCACAGCGACACCGTCGTTGCGCAACCCGCGGGCGTGAGCGACCGCGATGCCGCGCTGGCCATGCGCGGTTTTCGCGTGTTCGTGCGCCGGGAAGATTTCCCGGCATTGGCCGCGGACGAATTCTATTGGGTCGACCTGATCGGTCTCGACGTCGTCAACGAGCAATCGGTGGCGCTCGGGAAGGTGAGCGGGATGATCGACAACGGCGTGCATTCGATCATGCGTGTCGAATATCCGGCGACCGGCAAAGACGGTCAGCCGACCACCGACGAGCGGTTGATTCCGTTCGTCGGCGTATACGTCAAAACGGTGGATCAGGCGGCGCGTCGCATCGTCGTCGACTGGGAAGCCGATTACCTGAAATGA
- the trmD gene encoding tRNA (guanosine(37)-N1)-methyltransferase TrmD: MNQVTERAVQFDVVTLFPEMFRALTDWGITSRAVKQGRFGLRTWNPRDFTTDNYRTVDDRPYGGGPGMVMLARPLEAAIDAAKAAQAEQGIASTRVVMMSPQGAPLTHDRAVRMAQEPGVVVLCGRYEAIDQRLLDRCVDEEISLGDFVLSGGELPAMAMMDAVVRLLPGVLNDSLSAVQDSFADGLLDCPHYTRPEEYDGMRVPDVLLGGHHAEIERWRRQEALRNTLRKRPDLIVRARREKLLSRADEAWLANLAREAKDAS; this comes from the coding sequence ATGAACCAGGTTACCGAGCGCGCGGTGCAGTTCGACGTCGTCACGCTCTTTCCCGAGATGTTCCGTGCACTGACCGACTGGGGGATCACCAGCCGGGCCGTCAAGCAAGGGCGCTTCGGGTTGCGCACCTGGAACCCGCGTGATTTCACGACGGACAACTACCGCACGGTCGACGATCGTCCGTACGGCGGCGGTCCGGGCATGGTGATGCTGGCCAGGCCGCTGGAAGCCGCGATCGATGCCGCGAAAGCGGCGCAGGCGGAGCAGGGTATCGCGAGCACGCGCGTCGTGATGATGTCGCCGCAAGGCGCACCGCTCACGCACGATCGCGCGGTGCGGATGGCGCAGGAACCCGGTGTCGTCGTGCTGTGTGGCCGCTATGAAGCGATCGACCAGCGCCTGCTCGATCGTTGCGTCGACGAGGAAATCAGCCTCGGCGATTTCGTATTGTCGGGCGGCGAACTGCCGGCGATGGCGATGATGGATGCGGTCGTGCGCTTGCTGCCCGGCGTGCTGAACGATTCGCTGTCGGCCGTGCAGGACAGTTTCGCCGACGGCCTGCTCGATTGTCCGCACTACACGCGCCCCGAGGAATACGATGGCATGCGCGTGCCGGACGTACTGCTCGGCGGGCATCATGCCGAGATCGAGCGGTGGCGGCGCCAGGAAGCATTGAGGAATACGTTGCGGAAGCGGCCGGACCTGATCGTCCGGGCGCGCCGCGAGAAGTTGCTGAGCCGGGCCGACGAGGCATGGCTTGCGAACCTCGCACGCGAAGCGAAGGACGCCTCCTGA
- the rplS gene encoding 50S ribosomal protein L19 → MNLIAKLEQEEIERALAGKTIPEFAPGDTVIVNVNVVEGNRKRVQAYEGVVIAIRNRGLNSNFIVRKISSGEGVERTFQTYSPLLASIVVKRRGDVRRAKLYYLRERSGKSARIKEKLVSKDRAAAAASQE, encoded by the coding sequence ATGAATCTGATCGCAAAACTTGAGCAGGAAGAAATCGAGCGCGCGCTCGCCGGCAAGACGATCCCCGAATTCGCCCCGGGCGACACGGTGATCGTGAACGTGAACGTGGTTGAAGGTAACCGCAAGCGCGTTCAGGCGTACGAAGGCGTCGTGATCGCTATTCGCAACCGTGGCCTGAACTCGAACTTCATCGTCCGCAAGATCTCGTCGGGCGAAGGCGTCGAGCGTACGTTCCAGACGTACTCGCCGCTGCTGGCAAGCATCGTCGTGAAGCGCCGCGGTGATGTGCGTCGTGCGAAGCTGTACTACCTGCGCGAGCGTTCGGGCAAGTCGGCTCGTATCAAGGAAAAGCTGGTGTCGAAGGATCGCGCCGCAGCAGCAGCTTCCCAAGAGTAA
- a CDS encoding CoA pyrophosphatase, whose amino-acid sequence MNRRPIIDPEVLPVEGTGAGLPAIDSRLMTPSGLRDRFARTLEWSVEPDEARLQEGVDPRSAAVLVPLVVRESGLTMLLTQRADHLNDHAGQISFPGGRREPFDRDATATALREAKEEIGLADERVEILGALPDYLTGTGFCVTPVVGLVHPPFTVQADTFEVAEIFEVPLAFLMNPANHQVRVFRWEGGERRFFAMPYPNGKPGGHYFIWGATAGMLRNLYRFLAAG is encoded by the coding sequence TTGAATCGCCGCCCCATCATCGATCCCGAAGTCCTGCCGGTCGAAGGCACCGGCGCCGGCCTGCCGGCCATCGATTCCCGCCTGATGACGCCGTCCGGCCTGCGCGACCGTTTCGCGCGCACGCTCGAGTGGAGCGTCGAGCCCGACGAGGCGCGGCTGCAGGAGGGCGTCGATCCGCGTAGCGCGGCCGTCCTCGTCCCGCTCGTCGTCCGCGAGTCCGGCCTGACCATGTTGCTGACCCAGCGCGCCGACCACCTGAACGACCATGCCGGACAGATCAGCTTCCCCGGCGGTCGCCGCGAACCGTTCGACCGCGACGCGACCGCAACCGCGCTGCGGGAGGCGAAGGAAGAGATCGGGCTGGCAGACGAGCGTGTCGAGATCCTCGGTGCGCTGCCCGACTACCTGACCGGCACGGGTTTCTGCGTGACGCCGGTGGTCGGCCTCGTGCATCCGCCGTTCACCGTGCAGGCCGACACGTTCGAAGTGGCCGAGATTTTCGAGGTGCCGCTCGCGTTCCTGATGAATCCCGCGAACCATCAGGTCCGGGTGTTCCGCTGGGAAGGCGGCGAGCGTCGTTTTTTTGCGATGCCCTATCCGAATGGCAAACCCGGCGGCCATTACTTCATCTGGGGCGCAACTGCCGGCATGTTGCGCAATCTGTACCGCTTCTTGGCCGCCGGCTAG
- a CDS encoding CobD/CbiB family protein has protein sequence MTFFSVLLALIIEQVRALSPNNPVFALFQFHAETVAHGLDAGKQKHGILAWLAVVLPWVLIVALIYFLLYKVSFVLAFIWNVVVVYFTLGFRQFSHYFTDIHLALNNDDVPRAREILHEWTGIDTVDMPVGEIVRHTLIHAVVASHRHVFGVFFWYVLPIGPAGAVLYRISEYLARSWSTPGDDRTAAFSTFAQRAFFVIDWIPSRLTALGFAIVGNFEDAIYAWRNHTRQWPDPNDGVLLAAGSGALGARLAGPLAEPSSLDALAVGDSGPLTVGDDCTPRTLQSAVGLVWRAVILWMILLLMLTLAVWVS, from the coding sequence ATGACTTTCTTTTCGGTTCTCCTCGCCCTCATCATCGAACAGGTCCGCGCGTTGTCGCCGAACAATCCGGTGTTCGCGCTGTTCCAGTTTCATGCGGAAACCGTCGCGCATGGTCTCGACGCAGGCAAGCAGAAGCACGGCATTCTCGCATGGCTCGCGGTCGTGCTGCCGTGGGTGCTGATCGTCGCGCTGATCTATTTCCTGCTGTACAAGGTGAGTTTCGTGCTCGCGTTCATCTGGAACGTCGTCGTCGTGTATTTCACGCTCGGCTTCCGCCAGTTCAGCCACTACTTCACCGACATCCACCTCGCGCTCAACAACGACGACGTGCCGCGTGCGCGCGAAATCCTGCACGAGTGGACGGGCATCGACACGGTCGACATGCCGGTCGGCGAAATCGTCCGCCATACGCTGATTCACGCCGTTGTCGCATCGCATCGCCACGTGTTCGGCGTGTTCTTCTGGTACGTGCTGCCGATCGGCCCGGCCGGTGCCGTGCTGTACCGGATTTCCGAATACCTCGCGCGCAGCTGGTCGACGCCGGGCGACGACCGCACGGCGGCGTTCTCGACGTTCGCGCAGCGCGCGTTCTTCGTGATCGACTGGATTCCCTCGCGGCTGACGGCACTCGGCTTTGCGATCGTCGGTAACTTCGAGGACGCGATCTACGCGTGGCGCAACCATACGCGCCAGTGGCCCGATCCGAACGATGGCGTCCTGCTGGCAGCCGGTAGCGGTGCGCTCGGCGCACGCCTCGCGGGGCCGCTCGCGGAACCGTCGAGCCTCGACGCGCTGGCGGTCGGTGACAGCGGTCCGTTGACGGTCGGTGACGATTGCACGCCGCGTACGCTTCAATCCGCGGTTGGCCTTGTCTGGCGCGCGGTGATCCTGTGGATGATTCTGCTGCTGATGCTGACGCTCGCCGTCTGGGTGTCGTGA
- a CDS encoding putative signal transducing protein produces the protein MRFKAPDLATAQHWANVLQVAGIGCELHNCYATGALGGLPADACTPELWLDDERDDALARRLLDAASRGPAAGATPWRCPQCGEALEAQFTACWQCGAVRDPRDD, from the coding sequence ATGCGCTTCAAGGCACCCGATCTTGCGACGGCGCAGCATTGGGCCAACGTGCTCCAGGTGGCCGGCATCGGTTGCGAGCTGCATAACTGCTACGCGACCGGCGCGCTCGGCGGCCTGCCTGCCGACGCGTGCACACCCGAGCTGTGGCTCGACGACGAACGCGACGACGCGCTCGCGCGCCGGCTGCTCGACGCCGCATCGCGCGGGCCGGCCGCCGGCGCGACGCCCTGGCGTTGCCCGCAGTGCGGCGAGGCGCTCGAGGCCCAGTTCACGGCCTGCTGGCAATGCGGTGCCGTGCGCGACCCGCGCGACGATTGA
- the rsgA gene encoding ribosome small subunit-dependent GTPase A yields MSRPTSRKPAPRASNAQRAEGRVIAAHGRHYIVAPDDGGPMLQCFPRGKKSDVAVGDRVAYELASADQGVIVEIGERRNLLYRSDQFKSKLFAANLDQLLIVLATEPYFSEDLLGRALIAAEANELKPLVVLNKIDVEAALPVARERLAPYRALGYDVLELSVKGSPDDARAQLMPHLAGHSTILLGQSGMGKSTLVNLLVPDAEAATREISAALNSGRHTTTFTRLYPLEGGGALIDSPGFQEFGLYHLTEGRLERAFPEFRPLLADCRFYNCHHLHEPGCAILEAVAEGRIAPTRHALYAQLVHEASQVVR; encoded by the coding sequence ATGAGCCGGCCGACCTCCCGCAAGCCGGCCCCGCGCGCGTCGAACGCGCAACGTGCCGAAGGCCGCGTGATCGCGGCGCACGGGCGTCACTACATCGTCGCGCCCGACGATGGCGGCCCGATGCTGCAGTGCTTCCCGCGCGGCAAGAAGAGCGATGTCGCGGTCGGCGACCGAGTCGCGTACGAACTCGCGTCGGCCGACCAGGGCGTCATCGTCGAGATCGGCGAACGGCGCAACCTGCTGTACCGTTCCGACCAGTTCAAGTCGAAGCTGTTCGCGGCCAACCTCGACCAGTTGCTGATCGTGCTCGCGACCGAGCCCTACTTCAGCGAGGACTTGCTCGGCCGCGCGCTGATTGCCGCCGAGGCGAACGAGCTGAAGCCGCTGGTCGTGCTGAACAAGATCGACGTCGAAGCCGCGCTGCCGGTCGCGCGCGAGCGCCTCGCGCCCTACCGCGCACTCGGCTACGACGTGCTCGAGCTGTCGGTGAAAGGCTCGCCCGACGACGCGCGCGCGCAACTGATGCCGCACCTCGCCGGGCATTCGACGATCCTCCTCGGCCAGTCCGGGATGGGCAAGTCGACGCTCGTGAACCTGCTCGTTCCCGACGCCGAAGCCGCCACGCGCGAGATTTCGGCCGCGCTCAACAGCGGCCGTCACACGACGACGTTCACGCGCCTCTACCCGCTGGAAGGCGGCGGTGCCCTGATCGACTCGCCGGGCTTCCAGGAGTTCGGCCTCTACCACCTGACGGAAGGCCGTCTCGAGCGTGCGTTTCCGGAGTTCCGGCCCCTGCTCGCGGACTGCCGTTTCTATAATTGCCATCATCTGCACGAGCCCGGCTGCGCGATTCTCGAAGCAGTCGCCGAAGGCCGCATCGCGCCGACGCGGCATGCGCTGTACGCGCAGCTCGTGCACGAGGCGAGCCAAGTCGTGCGTTGA
- a CDS encoding M48 family metallopeptidase, whose amino-acid sequence MSPFSFTLLFALAVLAMVVTKLWLASRQIRFVAAHRNGVPAQFSATIPLTAHQRAADYTVERTRLTMFEIVVSAAVLVGLTLLGGVGALDTLLTGWLGRGYGQQVALVAAVLVITSVIDVPFEYYRQFGIEQRFGFNRMTKRLFFTDMLKNSLLGAALGLPLLFVVLWLMNQAGSLWWLWTWIVWVAFQMLVLLIYPTFIAPIFNKFEPLKDDALRARIESLMKRCGFAAKGLFVMDGSRRSAHGNAYFTGFGASKRIVFFDTLLARLSGQEIEAVLAHELGHFKRRHVMKRMLVSFVLSLVLLALLGWLAQRTWFYTGLGVTPSLDTSNAGAALVLFFLAIPVFLFFATPFGSLTSRKHEFEADAFAASQTDAQDLVSALVKLYEDNASTLTPDPVYTAFYYSHPPASQRIDRLLQHA is encoded by the coding sequence ATGTCACCCTTTTCGTTCACCCTGCTGTTCGCGCTCGCCGTGCTCGCGATGGTCGTCACCAAGCTGTGGCTCGCGTCGCGGCAGATCCGCTTCGTCGCCGCGCACCGCAACGGCGTCCCCGCCCAGTTCAGCGCGACCATCCCGCTGACCGCCCACCAGCGCGCGGCCGACTATACGGTCGAGCGCACCCGGCTGACGATGTTCGAGATCGTCGTCAGCGCGGCCGTGCTCGTCGGCCTCACGCTGCTCGGCGGCGTCGGCGCGCTCGACACGCTGCTCACCGGCTGGCTCGGCCGCGGCTACGGGCAGCAGGTCGCGCTCGTCGCCGCGGTGCTCGTGATCACGAGCGTGATCGACGTCCCGTTCGAGTATTACCGCCAGTTCGGAATCGAACAGCGCTTCGGCTTCAACCGGATGACCAAGCGGCTGTTCTTCACCGACATGCTGAAGAACTCGCTGCTTGGCGCCGCGCTCGGCCTGCCGCTGCTGTTCGTCGTGCTGTGGCTGATGAACCAGGCCGGCAGCCTGTGGTGGCTGTGGACCTGGATCGTCTGGGTCGCGTTCCAGATGCTCGTGCTGCTGATCTACCCGACCTTCATCGCACCGATCTTCAACAAGTTCGAACCGCTGAAGGACGACGCGCTGCGCGCGCGCATCGAGTCGCTGATGAAGCGCTGCGGCTTCGCGGCGAAGGGCCTGTTCGTGATGGACGGCAGCCGCCGCTCCGCGCACGGCAACGCATACTTCACGGGCTTCGGCGCGTCGAAGCGGATCGTGTTCTTCGACACGCTGCTCGCGCGCCTGTCCGGCCAGGAAATCGAGGCCGTGCTCGCGCACGAACTCGGCCATTTCAAGCGCCGCCACGTGATGAAGCGGATGCTCGTGTCGTTCGTGCTGAGCCTCGTGCTGCTCGCGCTGCTCGGCTGGCTTGCACAGCGCACGTGGTTCTACACGGGGCTCGGCGTCACGCCGTCGCTCGACACGAGCAACGCGGGCGCCGCGCTCGTGCTGTTCTTCCTCGCGATTCCCGTGTTCCTGTTCTTCGCGACGCCGTTCGGCAGCCTCACGTCGCGCAAGCACGAATTCGAGGCCGACGCATTCGCGGCCAGCCAGACCGACGCGCAGGATCTCGTCAGCGCGCTCGTGAAGCTCTATGAGGACAATGCGTCGACGCTGACGCCCGACCCTGTCTACACGGCCTTCTACTACTCGCATCCGCCCGCGTCGCAGCGGATCGACCGCCTGCTGCAGCACGCATGA
- the orn gene encoding oligoribonuclease: protein MTDTAASTSQPALVRNELNLVWLDMEMTGLDPDNDRIIEIAVVVTNSTLDVAVEGPVFAIHQSDETLAKMDDWNKSTHGRSGLIDRVRASTVTEADAAAQLQAFLAQYVSPGKSPMCGNSICQDRRFMARWMPEFERFFHYRNLDVSTLKELCRRWQPAIYKGFQKRAMHTALADIHESIDELKYYREHFLIPAASASAGESAPAA from the coding sequence ATGACCGATACCGCCGCTTCCACCAGCCAGCCCGCGCTCGTGCGCAACGAGTTGAACCTCGTCTGGCTCGACATGGAGATGACGGGCCTCGACCCGGATAACGACCGCATCATCGAGATCGCGGTCGTCGTGACCAATTCCACGCTCGACGTCGCCGTCGAAGGCCCCGTCTTCGCGATCCACCAGAGCGACGAAACGCTCGCGAAGATGGACGACTGGAACAAGTCGACGCACGGCCGCTCGGGCCTGATCGACCGCGTGCGCGCGTCGACCGTGACCGAAGCGGACGCCGCCGCGCAGCTGCAGGCCTTCCTCGCTCAGTACGTGTCGCCCGGCAAGTCGCCGATGTGCGGCAACTCGATCTGCCAGGACCGCCGCTTCATGGCGCGCTGGATGCCCGAATTCGAGCGGTTCTTCCACTACCGCAATCTCGACGTCAGCACGCTCAAGGAGCTGTGCCGTCGCTGGCAGCCGGCGATCTACAAGGGCTTCCAGAAGCGGGCGATGCACACGGCGCTCGCGGACATCCACGAGTCGATCGACGAGCTTAAGTACTACCGCGAGCATTTCCTGATTCCGGCCGCGTCGGCTTCGGCAGGCGAGTCTGCGCCGGCCGCCTGA